In one Moritella sp. 5 genomic region, the following are encoded:
- a CDS encoding LysE family translocator, translating into MEYLLSVALFAITSSVTPGPNNIMVMTSGLNFGVRRSLPLLTGICVGFTVMLLLVGLGFGQLFILFPHLDLAIKTIGTAYLLYLAWQIARATNVGSADQQAKPFGFIKGALFQWVNAKAWVVAIGAISAFTTVGDSFLSQNVTIAFTFFIASFPCVGIWLIFGTWLRECLENRVYQRCFNMIMAILLVGSMLPVVTDIWHQL; encoded by the coding sequence TTGGAATACTTATTGTCTGTGGCATTATTTGCCATCACATCTTCGGTAACACCGGGGCCGAATAACATCATGGTGATGACCTCTGGGCTAAATTTCGGTGTACGAAGAAGCCTGCCCTTACTGACGGGGATATGCGTGGGTTTTACGGTGATGCTGTTATTAGTCGGACTCGGTTTTGGTCAGCTGTTTATTTTGTTTCCCCATTTGGATTTGGCCATAAAAACGATAGGTACCGCATACTTACTTTATTTGGCGTGGCAAATTGCCAGAGCGACTAACGTTGGGTCAGCCGACCAGCAAGCGAAGCCGTTTGGGTTTATAAAAGGAGCCTTGTTTCAATGGGTGAATGCCAAAGCATGGGTGGTGGCCATTGGCGCTATTTCTGCGTTTACCACAGTAGGAGACAGCTTCTTATCGCAGAATGTGACCATTGCGTTTACCTTTTTTATCGCTTCTTTCCCGTGTGTTGGTATTTGGCTAATATTCGGAACCTGGCTACGTGAATGTCTTGAAAATAGGGTTTATCAGCGCTGCTTCAATATGATTATGGCAATTTTGTTGGTAGGCTCTATGCTGCCCGTTGTCACGGATATTTGGCACCAACTCTAA
- a CDS encoding chromosome segregation ATPase, whose amino-acid sequence MRLPLLLISVAFMGSVYFFITNENKLNSVEQESALSKIVSSTIQPTDMASNQAKEKMHVKEQMQVNENMPEQDTSLQGTQGQTLMAAITSFWQQCRRHNNCDKLLAKQRLLLDDDRYQLLVNFPVNQQEEQRMMGESLISQDASLADKIANVKAIREQVWGDDAALLFQQQDTYYDYRLSLSDPDSRFSQTHNADDFINAYNTMLAERANDLDSFALSSDTAKYEEALQLIPPSMPEDETARIKADLASQYLTASERQSIVNREQQVDKQEQEITDYQQGLNELEVTLANERATSKETMNDEDWQVYKAERLYQYRLNFFSF is encoded by the coding sequence ATGCGGTTACCTTTACTATTAATAAGCGTTGCCTTTATGGGCAGCGTTTATTTCTTCATCACCAATGAAAATAAACTGAACTCAGTTGAGCAAGAAAGTGCATTATCTAAAATCGTAAGTTCAACAATACAACCGACAGACATGGCATCGAATCAAGCTAAAGAAAAGATGCACGTTAAAGAACAGATGCAAGTTAATGAAAATATGCCCGAGCAAGATACCTCATTGCAAGGCACACAAGGTCAGACGCTAATGGCGGCGATAACGTCATTTTGGCAGCAATGTCGCAGACATAATAATTGTGATAAATTGTTAGCCAAACAGCGGTTGCTACTTGATGATGATCGTTATCAGTTGTTAGTTAACTTTCCTGTGAACCAGCAGGAAGAGCAACGTATGATGGGGGAATCGTTAATCAGTCAGGATGCAAGTTTGGCGGATAAAATCGCCAATGTTAAAGCGATTAGAGAGCAGGTGTGGGGTGACGATGCAGCGCTGTTATTTCAGCAGCAAGATACCTATTATGACTACCGTTTATCGTTATCGGATCCTGATAGTCGATTTAGCCAGACTCATAACGCGGATGATTTTATCAATGCATACAACACTATGTTGGCAGAACGGGCTAATGACTTAGATAGCTTTGCGTTAAGTTCTGATACCGCCAAATATGAAGAGGCATTGCAGTTAATCCCACCGTCTATGCCTGAAGATGAAACAGCCAGAATCAAGGCTGATCTGGCTTCGCAATATCTCACCGCTAGCGAACGACAATCTATTGTTAACCGAGAGCAGCAAGTGGATAAGCAAGAGCAAGAAATAACGGATTACCAGCAAGGATTAAATGAACTTGAGGTAACACTTGCTAATGAACGAGCAACATCAAAGGAAACCATGAATGATGAAGATTGGCAGGTTTATAAAGCGGAACGTTTATATCAATATCGTCTTAACTTTTTTAGTTTTTAG
- a CDS encoding acyltransferase, which produces MDKLIPDSSNGLDIALDSKKIPCLDGIRVVAVSLVMLYHSFGWIGGRLGVSAFFVLSGFLITWLLLKETAAKSRVSLSGFYRRRSLRIFPAYFFFLFVVFTIEYIQSDETIRKFIMPSIFYYYNYYYPIVGEKHEQLSHIWSLCVEEQFYLLWPILFIVCFRYGQNVQTLFLAVVLVAGLIWRYVAYFHLGFEDKWLYRTFDARFDNLAIGCLLAVLLFNINSRRYISGFVYKGWLFPILIGALLLSRFVGKAYPGYSYTLGFSVEAIIISVMLVLALARHREKPFLWLSSKYAVSIGAISYPMYLYHEIGAGISDKASGVLEQNFSISLPYVLVAIAGFGVTLLLAGCSYRIIERPFLALK; this is translated from the coding sequence ATGGATAAGTTGATTCCGGACAGTAGCAATGGCTTGGATATCGCGTTAGATAGTAAAAAAATTCCCTGCTTGGACGGTATAAGGGTAGTAGCTGTGTCTTTAGTCATGTTGTACCATAGTTTTGGATGGATTGGTGGGAGGCTCGGAGTAAGTGCTTTTTTTGTATTAAGTGGTTTTTTAATAACTTGGTTGTTACTTAAGGAAACCGCGGCCAAAAGTCGTGTTTCTCTGAGTGGGTTTTATCGGAGGAGATCTCTCAGGATTTTTCCTGCCTATTTTTTTTTCCTGTTTGTTGTTTTTACAATAGAGTATATACAGTCCGATGAGACTATACGCAAATTCATAATGCCTTCAATTTTTTATTATTATAACTATTACTATCCAATTGTTGGTGAAAAACATGAGCAGCTAAGTCATATATGGTCATTGTGCGTAGAGGAGCAATTTTATCTTTTATGGCCGATATTATTTATTGTATGCTTTAGATATGGTCAAAATGTTCAAACCTTATTTCTAGCGGTTGTTTTGGTTGCGGGGTTAATATGGCGTTATGTCGCTTACTTTCATCTCGGTTTCGAAGATAAGTGGCTATACCGGACATTTGATGCTCGATTTGATAACTTGGCAATAGGTTGTTTGTTGGCAGTTCTACTTTTTAACATTAATAGTAGAAGATATATTTCAGGTTTTGTGTACAAAGGTTGGTTGTTTCCCATTCTTATTGGAGCGCTTTTACTGTCGAGGTTTGTAGGTAAAGCATATCCAGGTTATTCCTATACACTTGGGTTTAGTGTGGAGGCGATAATTATATCTGTCATGTTGGTATTAGCACTAGCTCGCCATAGAGAGAAGCCATTTTTATGGCTAAGTTCAAAGTATGCGGTATCAATAGGAGCGATTTCATATCCGATGTATCTGTATCATGAAATTGGGGCTGGAATATCTGACAAAGCCTCGGGGGTTCTTGAGCAGAATTTCAGCATATCTCTACCGTACGTGTTGGTTGCTATAGCCGGGTTCGGGGTAACTTTATTGTTAGCAGGGTGTTCGTATAGGATCATTGAAAGGCCATTTTTGGCGTTGAAATAG
- a CDS encoding sphingomyelin phosphodiesterase yields MNILKNVITTTCLTCVMSASALADSDIYLTNNSNQTMSIQVNHTGSDLLEEGAEWKQYVQTLKPWETKMVLSFNRWKGVKSGDTYQFETLVTNENGESLSLLQQVKGYWYKSTLDHGASANDVALNWADDRDTYRYQSQYNSNSKSTEIAFKASATGRYDDIYYSITPQKIDEQPVADAGTLKVMSYNVWALPVIAKHIGDRFQEIPKHLKGYDVLMLQEVFASGRDAFLRDLAKEYPYQTKMLASPGINIYDGGVTIVSRYPIVNEGQYVYPDCSGTDCFADKGVNYAEVIKNGQAYHVLATHTASFDTDTAREYRQRQFRQMRNFAQAQNIPATDTVVYGGDFNVNKLKFPTDYHQMFVNLSADEPQYAGYTESTFDPRINDYAGSALSGGENIEYLDYVVVSNEFAKRNDNINTVKIPRTTVASLWKHWNLSDHFPVKAVIR; encoded by the coding sequence GTGAATATACTAAAAAATGTAATAACAACAACTTGCCTCACTTGTGTTATGAGTGCGTCTGCACTTGCCGACAGTGATATTTACCTTACTAATAACTCTAACCAGACTATGTCTATTCAAGTTAACCATACCGGTTCAGATTTACTTGAAGAAGGCGCGGAATGGAAACAATATGTGCAAACACTTAAACCATGGGAAACTAAAATGGTATTAAGTTTTAATCGCTGGAAAGGGGTTAAGTCTGGTGATACTTATCAATTCGAAACACTTGTAACTAATGAAAATGGCGAGTCGCTGTCTTTGCTACAACAAGTGAAAGGATATTGGTATAAATCAACACTTGATCATGGTGCGAGTGCCAATGATGTTGCGCTAAACTGGGCGGATGATCGTGATACTTACCGTTATCAATCGCAATATAACAGTAACAGCAAGAGTACTGAAATCGCGTTTAAAGCGAGTGCAACTGGCCGTTATGATGATATTTATTACAGTATCACACCGCAAAAAATTGATGAACAGCCTGTAGCAGACGCAGGTACACTCAAAGTCATGTCATATAATGTCTGGGCTCTGCCTGTGATTGCAAAGCACATCGGTGACCGTTTTCAGGAAATTCCGAAGCATTTAAAAGGCTATGATGTACTCATGCTACAGGAAGTCTTTGCTTCTGGTCGTGATGCATTTTTGCGAGATCTTGCTAAAGAATACCCGTATCAAACGAAGATGTTAGCTTCTCCTGGGATTAATATTTACGATGGTGGTGTGACTATTGTGAGTCGCTATCCAATTGTTAATGAAGGGCAGTACGTCTATCCCGATTGCTCTGGTACAGACTGCTTTGCTGATAAAGGCGTAAATTATGCTGAAGTGATCAAAAATGGTCAGGCGTACCATGTATTAGCAACCCATACCGCGTCGTTTGATACTGATACCGCACGTGAATACCGCCAACGTCAATTCCGCCAGATGCGCAATTTTGCACAAGCGCAGAATATTCCAGCCACTGACACAGTTGTCTACGGTGGTGATTTTAATGTGAATAAGCTTAAATTCCCAACTGACTATCACCAGATGTTTGTGAACCTTAGCGCTGATGAACCGCAATATGCAGGTTATACAGAGTCAACGTTCGACCCGCGTATTAATGATTATGCAGGAAGTGCACTATCGGGTGGTGAAAATATCGAATATCTTGATTATGTTGTTGTCAGTAATGAGTTTGCTAAGCGAAATGACAATATAAACACTGTCAAAATACCGCGTACAACGGTTGCTAGTTTATGGAAACATTGGAATCTATCCGACCATTTCCCTGTTAAAGCAGTGATACGTTAA
- a CDS encoding proprotein convertase P-domain-containing protein, with protein sequence MGLSKKKTAIATALSLILSVPSYAELATNTTHNDFRSSVKLDVNPIQQTNKSAYTNGLPIRQQDIAFQYLKDNKKRYQIESIINSLKLTSTKSSLISKHFYFKQFVNDIPVESSTIIVSINKNNQITRVYNNTYPVFKKSNIHSKKNISADMAIKTAWEFLQASGILHIKPTSQLTYLNMGTTFQLSYKVNISVSNPQGDWEFNINAKDNSVINVTRIDLPINKNANSNSNNGKWSPFPINKQHKALDDALAELHQDNKSNTYNVISTSINAQALVFSSNPIIDLKDNTIEDNSSENRFSSAYVTRSLNEVSLINGHYHLSGPWVKIVDWDAPNTEPSTTENGSWTAKRGDNAFNDAMTYYHIDQSQRYIQSLGYSGKKGIQFNSIAVDTNGAKGADNSYFSPGTNRLSFGHGGVDDNEDSDVILHEYGHAINKSINDQWYGGDTGAMGEGFGDYWANSYRYSTTNGRTFKPEKVFSWDGISWGGRRSDRTTFSYDPTKTYPAHTGVNGQNGDELWSTPLTQAHLELLDLGIPRSEIDTIILESQFGLGQGLTMPDLANSIVSTAQKLFPSKAHARVFFKHFSQVNILEAMKAKPVIILSSGNDVTAEPGETVNIQIPLNNKSPATLSGIIGSLSSSSNIDINQPSSRYPDLIANSIDNNLKNYQFTIPHNHICGAGIPLTLSAQYQYNNSPRTHNFSFLIPTGKPGNLVSQQSTPNKAIPDNDNSGINDQLTLTNSAPNSSISVEVNISHPYSGDITLLLTSPHGTQVKLKARKPGDYSANIQGNYPLTLTPVESLSVFRGEDTNGTWTLNVADVDSIGTGELISWKIISSAFSCKMPPNQPPVINIPDLNISIHEKENVVLDASNSTDPENSVLTFNWTQVSGPDVVLINADKAKTNFIAPDVSASTELIFEIKVSDPQNSASTERMTVKVMPKLIEPNQPPVINIPNLNISTRESENVVLDASNSTDPEHGVLTFNWTQISGPDVVLINADKARANFIVPEISKAAELIFEIVVSDSKSATSIEEVTVKVNNINSIPPQSVKLEENTSGGSVGIFSILTIGLLTLFRRIK encoded by the coding sequence ATGGGTTTATCCAAAAAAAAAACGGCTATAGCAACAGCACTCTCGTTAATATTATCAGTACCTTCCTATGCTGAACTTGCAACCAATACAACACATAATGACTTTCGTAGTTCTGTCAAATTAGACGTTAATCCAATACAACAAACAAATAAATCAGCCTATACAAATGGTTTACCAATACGTCAGCAGGATATAGCGTTCCAATATCTCAAGGATAATAAAAAGCGATACCAGATTGAATCAATCATTAATAGCTTGAAATTAACCTCAACCAAATCAAGCCTAATATCTAAGCATTTTTACTTTAAACAGTTTGTAAACGACATCCCAGTTGAAAGCAGCACAATAATTGTATCCATTAATAAAAATAATCAAATCACTCGTGTCTACAATAATACTTATCCAGTCTTTAAAAAAAGCAACATTCATAGTAAAAAGAATATAAGTGCGGATATGGCAATAAAGACGGCGTGGGAATTTCTACAAGCATCTGGCATTTTACATATCAAGCCAACATCCCAATTAACATATTTAAATATGGGAACAACCTTTCAGCTTTCTTATAAAGTGAATATCTCGGTCTCAAACCCACAAGGAGATTGGGAATTTAATATTAACGCAAAAGACAATAGCGTTATAAATGTTACGCGTATTGATCTACCTATTAATAAAAATGCCAATTCAAATTCAAATAATGGGAAATGGTCTCCATTTCCAATAAATAAGCAGCATAAGGCATTAGATGACGCGTTAGCGGAACTACATCAGGATAATAAATCAAACACTTACAATGTAATATCAACATCTATAAATGCCCAAGCTTTAGTATTCTCCTCTAATCCAATTATAGATTTAAAAGATAATACGATTGAAGATAATTCATCGGAAAATAGATTCTCGTCCGCTTATGTAACAAGGTCGCTTAACGAGGTAAGCTTAATTAATGGGCACTATCACCTAAGTGGGCCATGGGTTAAAATCGTAGACTGGGATGCTCCAAACACAGAACCAAGCACAACAGAAAATGGAAGCTGGACAGCCAAACGAGGTGATAATGCTTTTAATGATGCAATGACCTACTATCACATAGATCAAAGCCAACGTTATATTCAAAGCTTGGGATATTCAGGAAAGAAAGGTATACAGTTCAATTCGATTGCTGTTGATACAAACGGTGCCAAAGGAGCAGACAACTCTTACTTCTCTCCAGGAACGAATCGTTTATCATTTGGTCATGGTGGCGTTGATGATAATGAAGATAGTGATGTAATTCTTCATGAATATGGGCATGCCATTAATAAGTCTATAAATGATCAATGGTATGGCGGTGATACTGGCGCGATGGGTGAGGGATTTGGTGATTACTGGGCGAACTCTTACCGTTATTCAACGACTAACGGGCGTACTTTTAAACCTGAAAAAGTGTTCTCATGGGATGGAATTTCATGGGGCGGACGTCGTTCAGACAGAACCACATTCAGTTACGACCCAACAAAAACTTATCCAGCCCATACCGGAGTAAATGGACAAAACGGTGATGAACTATGGTCTACACCGCTTACACAAGCTCACTTAGAACTATTAGATCTCGGGATCCCCAGATCCGAAATTGATACTATTATATTAGAATCACAATTTGGATTGGGCCAGGGTTTAACGATGCCAGATCTAGCGAATTCAATCGTAAGCACAGCTCAAAAACTCTTCCCTTCTAAGGCACACGCGAGGGTTTTCTTTAAACACTTTAGCCAAGTAAATATACTTGAAGCCATGAAGGCTAAACCCGTTATAATCCTCAGTTCAGGTAACGATGTAACTGCCGAACCAGGTGAAACCGTTAATATACAAATTCCATTGAATAATAAGTCACCTGCAACACTATCAGGTATAATAGGCTCATTATCTAGTTCATCAAATATAGATATTAATCAACCTTCAAGCCGTTACCCTGACTTAATCGCTAACTCTATAGATAATAACCTAAAAAATTATCAATTTACAATTCCACATAACCATATTTGCGGTGCAGGAATACCACTTACACTATCTGCCCAATATCAATATAACAATAGTCCAAGGACCCACAATTTTAGTTTCTTGATTCCTACAGGAAAACCTGGAAACCTTGTCTCCCAACAATCAACACCCAATAAAGCCATACCAGATAATGATAACTCAGGTATCAATGATCAACTCACGTTAACAAATAGTGCACCAAATAGTTCCATCTCAGTGGAGGTTAATATATCTCATCCTTATTCAGGGGATATAACACTACTCTTAACTTCTCCTCATGGTACCCAAGTTAAATTGAAAGCCAGAAAACCTGGTGATTACAGCGCAAATATACAAGGTAATTACCCATTAACACTAACGCCAGTTGAGAGTCTCTCTGTATTCCGAGGGGAAGACACGAACGGAACTTGGACATTAAATGTTGCTGATGTTGACTCAATCGGCACAGGTGAATTAATTAGTTGGAAGATCATTTCCAGCGCTTTTAGCTGTAAGATGCCACCAAACCAACCACCTGTGATAAATATTCCGGATCTCAACATTTCAATTCACGAAAAAGAAAATGTTGTATTAGATGCAAGTAATAGCACTGACCCTGAAAATAGTGTACTAACATTCAATTGGACACAAGTTTCAGGTCCCGATGTTGTGCTGATAAATGCAGACAAAGCCAAAACCAATTTTATTGCTCCTGACGTGTCGGCCTCTACTGAACTCATATTTGAAATAAAGGTATCAGACCCACAAAATTCGGCATCAACTGAGCGTATGACAGTCAAGGTCATGCCTAAGCTTATCGAACCAAACCAACCACCTGTGATAAATATTCCGAATCTCAACATTTCTACCCGAGAAAGTGAAAATGTTGTATTAGATGCAAGTAATAGTACAGACCCTGAACATGGTGTACTAACATTCAATTGGACACAAATTTCAGGTCCTGATGTTGTGCTGATAAATGCAGATAAAGCCAGAGCCAATTTTATTGTTCCTGAAATATCTAAAGCTGCTGAACTCATATTCGAGATAGTAGTGTCTGACTCAAAAAGTGCTACGTCAATTGAAGAAGTTACGGTTAAAGTGAATAATATCAATTCGATACCACCACAATCAGTAAAACTAGAAGAAAACACGAGTGGAGGTAGCGTTGGGATATTTAGTATACTAACTATCGGCTTACTTACATTATTTAGACGTATCAAATAG
- a CDS encoding hemopexin repeat-containing protein, with protein sequence MKKTMIIALLTVGVGMQVPSVLAANKAVLLGIDGVQWEKVQILNTPNFDRLNINKAYTGGMKGYDNEQLTSSGPGWATILTGVWVNKHNVDTNSAGLANADFPSIFKRINDANPILTQASLVHWSPINTQFFTQDITNVERVESGISDADVTSATISEINKGTDFVFAHLDDPDHHGHSTCFGSAYNKSIITADQQLGEILDAIESAERKSGDNWLLMVTTDHGRDSLGCGHGAQKLNQKTIFIGSNEPVNAELTEKSVGANNDFSGLYGYAAQTSIVPTLLTHLGIKVEPKWKLDGPSLIGELGVRKLVASTDGHLQWINESDDDIRIYRNDILVDILSAQKKSWQDNANTRLGIVDYVLASNANPVAFRNNVMDVNAGLSWSLSRGYFFRSDTQYVRYNKVLDKAEDGYPRAVNESNWPGLGAYRENLVASFHKDSDTAYFFTHDGQYLSYDLNTDSVRDGYPKAVDATTWSGLEAYADNIVATLRWKGNKVYFFLDDGIYLRYDLVNDSVDSGYPKPINDSTWPGLGAYAQQITAAIYWDDTRAYFFLDGQRYIRYSITRDRADSGYPKPTNDSTWPGLLGM encoded by the coding sequence ATGAAGAAGACGATGATAATTGCGTTATTAACTGTTGGGGTAGGGATGCAAGTACCCTCTGTGTTAGCGGCCAATAAAGCCGTGTTATTGGGTATTGATGGGGTGCAATGGGAAAAAGTACAAATTTTAAATACCCCAAACTTTGATCGCTTAAATATCAACAAAGCGTATACGGGTGGTATGAAAGGTTATGACAATGAGCAGTTAACATCAAGTGGACCTGGCTGGGCGACAATTTTAACGGGTGTTTGGGTTAATAAACATAACGTTGATACTAACAGTGCAGGTTTGGCTAATGCCGATTTTCCCAGTATTTTTAAACGCATTAATGATGCGAACCCGATATTAACTCAAGCGTCATTAGTGCATTGGTCTCCGATTAATACGCAGTTTTTCACTCAAGATATTACTAATGTTGAGCGGGTCGAAAGTGGCATCAGTGATGCGGATGTAACGTCCGCGACAATTAGTGAAATAAATAAAGGTACTGATTTTGTATTTGCACACTTAGATGACCCTGACCATCATGGGCACAGTACGTGTTTTGGTAGCGCTTATAACAAGAGTATTATTACTGCTGATCAGCAATTGGGTGAAATCCTAGACGCAATTGAGTCGGCTGAAAGAAAAAGTGGCGATAATTGGCTGCTAATGGTAACGACAGATCATGGTCGTGACAGCTTAGGTTGTGGTCATGGTGCGCAGAAGCTGAATCAAAAAACCATCTTTATCGGCAGTAATGAACCAGTTAATGCTGAGCTTACCGAGAAATCGGTTGGTGCAAATAATGATTTTTCAGGACTTTATGGTTACGCGGCACAAACGTCGATTGTACCGACTTTATTAACCCACTTGGGAATTAAGGTTGAACCAAAATGGAAATTGGATGGTCCATCACTTATCGGTGAGTTAGGTGTTCGTAAATTAGTGGCAAGTACTGATGGTCATTTACAGTGGATAAATGAGAGTGACGATGATATTCGCATTTATCGTAATGATATTTTGGTTGATATATTGTCTGCGCAAAAAAAATCGTGGCAAGACAATGCGAATACTCGGTTGGGTATAGTAGATTATGTTCTTGCGAGTAACGCTAATCCAGTCGCTTTTCGAAATAATGTGATGGATGTAAATGCAGGGCTAAGTTGGAGCTTATCGCGAGGCTATTTCTTCCGCAGTGATACGCAATATGTACGTTATAACAAAGTATTGGATAAAGCAGAAGATGGTTACCCTCGCGCTGTGAATGAGAGTAATTGGCCTGGTCTTGGTGCTTATCGTGAAAACCTTGTCGCCAGTTTCCATAAAGACAGTGACACGGCTTACTTCTTTACTCACGATGGACAATATTTATCTTACGACCTTAATACAGACTCAGTGAGAGACGGTTATCCGAAAGCGGTTGACGCTACCACGTGGTCAGGGCTTGAAGCATATGCTGACAACATCGTTGCCACATTACGCTGGAAAGGTAATAAAGTTTATTTCTTCCTTGATGATGGAATTTATTTACGTTATGACTTAGTTAACGATAGCGTTGACAGTGGTTATCCAAAACCGATAAATGATTCAACTTGGCCTGGTCTGGGGGCTTATGCACAACAGATTACGGCTGCCATTTATTGGGATGATACCCGAGCATATTTCTTCTTGGATGGTCAACGTTATATTCGCTATAGTATAACGCGTGATCGTGCTGATAGTGGTTACCCTAAACCGACCAATGATAGTACATGGCCAGGTCTGTTAGGGATGTAA
- a CDS encoding MBL fold metallo-hydrolase, whose product MILTVLIDNTRLDDRTDLKVERGLSFHIKTMGQEILFDAGSSKAFCDNAILLGIKMEDVDAAIISHRHHDHCNGVTHFLDRNSKAQVYFRECTETDYSFKAFGFKSNVGIDKALLNKASGRFSFINKTTEIRPNIFIITSLSRKYEQPKGNKYLFTDSGDGCKPDTFDHELLLVIKEDDGLIVFTGCAHSGVLNMIETAIELFPNTRVKAVVGGFHLVGLPLFNSIGGTKKDIEAIGETMLTYPIDKLYTGHCTGMKAYEILKGVLGDTLEYFPTGRSVII is encoded by the coding sequence ATGATACTGACAGTGTTAATTGATAATACTCGATTAGATGATAGAACAGACCTTAAGGTTGAAAGAGGGTTATCTTTTCATATAAAAACGATGGGGCAAGAAATTCTGTTTGATGCTGGTAGCAGTAAAGCCTTTTGTGATAATGCCATTTTATTAGGCATTAAGATGGAAGATGTTGATGCTGCAATTATTTCGCACCGTCATCATGATCACTGTAATGGCGTCACTCATTTCCTTGACCGAAATTCTAAGGCACAGGTCTATTTCCGCGAATGTACAGAAACTGATTATAGTTTCAAAGCGTTTGGTTTCAAAAGTAATGTGGGTATTGATAAAGCATTATTAAACAAAGCTAGTGGTCGATTCAGCTTCATTAATAAAACTACTGAGATACGGCCAAATATTTTTATTATTACAAGTCTGAGTCGTAAGTATGAACAGCCAAAAGGTAATAAATATCTCTTTACTGATTCAGGTGATGGCTGTAAACCCGACACATTTGACCATGAGTTACTCTTAGTCATCAAAGAAGATGATGGTCTTATAGTATTTACTGGTTGTGCTCATAGTGGGGTGCTCAATATGATTGAAACCGCTATTGAATTGTTTCCAAACACGAGAGTTAAGGCTGTTGTCGGTGGATTTCATTTGGTCGGACTACCTTTATTTAATAGTATTGGCGGAACAAAGAAAGACATAGAGGCAATTGGTGAAACCATGCTCACTTATCCAATAGATAAGCTCTATACTGGCCATTGTACAGGTATGAAAGCCTATGAAATATTAAAAGGCGTGCTTGGTGATACCCTTGAGTACTTCCCAACAGGACGCAGCGTAATTATTTGA
- a CDS encoding DUF368 domain-containing protein — MSKVSIFIKGMAMGAADVVPGVSGGTIAFITGIYDTLLGSISRITPSLIGMIRKDGLKAAFDYINGTFLIVLLAGILTSIFTLARVITWMLHTHPIPLWSFFFGLIIISVNHMFKQVEFWKVSRFVAVIIGIGFAYSITVLQPLNLEPTSINILLAGSIAICAMILPGISGSFILLMLGMYAPILAAAKSIDIVTLGTFAAGCAIGILTFSHVLTWVLKHYRDIALTFLTGLMIGTLGKVWPWKETLTWRTNSSGLEVPLLERNLSPFSFEQVTGQPALLAYAIVAMLAAVILILALEKTAEKAS; from the coding sequence ATGAGTAAAGTTTCTATCTTTATAAAAGGCATGGCGATGGGCGCAGCAGACGTTGTACCAGGTGTGTCAGGTGGTACAATTGCCTTCATTACCGGCATTTACGATACTCTGTTAGGCAGTATTAGTCGTATTACTCCAAGCCTAATCGGCATGATCAGAAAGGATGGCCTAAAAGCTGCTTTTGATTATATCAATGGTACATTCTTGATAGTGTTACTAGCGGGTATTCTGACGAGTATCTTTACGTTGGCACGAGTGATCACTTGGATGTTACATACGCATCCTATTCCACTGTGGTCTTTCTTCTTCGGTTTAATCATCATCTCGGTAAACCACATGTTTAAGCAGGTCGAATTCTGGAAAGTCAGCCGCTTTGTAGCTGTCATCATCGGCATTGGATTTGCATATAGTATTACCGTACTGCAACCGCTTAATCTTGAACCGACCTCGATCAATATTTTACTTGCTGGCTCAATTGCGATTTGTGCCATGATATTACCGGGTATTTCAGGTAGTTTTATCCTGTTAATGTTAGGTATGTATGCACCGATCCTTGCTGCTGCTAAGTCTATCGATATTGTCACCCTAGGTACGTTTGCCGCAGGTTGTGCCATTGGTATTCTTACTTTCTCGCACGTGCTTACCTGGGTACTAAAACACTACCGCGATATCGCACTGACGTTTTTAACCGGATTAATGATAGGTACGCTTGGTAAAGTGTGGCCATGGAAAGAAACGCTAACTTGGCGTACTAATTCAAGTGGCCTTGAAGTGCCACTGCTAGAACGTAACCTTTCACCCTTTAGCTTCGAACAAGTAACAGGTCAGCCAGCATTGTTAGCGTATGCTATCGTTGCGATGCTTGCTGCTGTTATACTTATCTTGGCCTTAGAAAAGACCGCAGAAAAAGCATCTTAG